One window of the Larus michahellis chromosome 24, bLarMic1.1, whole genome shotgun sequence genome contains the following:
- the LOC141734730 gene encoding sperm-associated antigen 4 protein-like isoform X3, translated as MCLLAAQKMALQKKAFLQVFLLLPLALAAVHCGTSLPGLKPLWNCPVLMAQQTQKMQLMLEEVARLRAEISSMKQEVEEMKQAASERALEAYVEMSDWALQSSGASIDLQRTSETYTCKNDWFWRFIEFFCTPRGPDRILQPDVSPGNCWAFPGHQGQVVIRLPARVHLTAITVQHISKEVSPSGTVTSAPRDIAVFGVDVDGEEETLLVTFMYDVAKEAIQTFPLKNAPHPRAFSYLKLLVKSNWGKPKYTCIYRVQVHGKMAKPNSLN; from the exons ATGTGCCTCTTGGCCGC gcaaaagatGGCCCTGCAGAAGAAGGCGTTCTTGCAAGTCTTCTTGTTGCTCCCCCTGGCTCTTG CTGCTGTTCACTGCGGGACCTCGCTGCCAGGCCTGAAGCCCCTGTG gaactgcccgGTTTTAATGGCGCAGCAAACTCAAAAGATGCAGCtaatgctggaggaggtggctcgGCTGAGGGCAGagatcagcagcatgaagcag GAAGTCGAGGAAATGAAGCAGGCAGCATCTGAGAGGGCTTTGGAAGCCTACGTGGAGATGTCTGACTGGGCCCTGCAAAGCTCTG gtgcCAGCATTGACCTGCAGAGAACTTCGGAGACCTACACCTGCAAAAACGACTGGTTCTGGAGGTTTATTGAGTTCTTTTGCACTCCCCGCGGTCCCGATCGCATTTTGCAG CCGGATGTTTCCCCAGGAAACTGCTGGGCTTTCCCAGGGCATCAGGGCCAGGTGGTCATCAGGTTGCCAGCGCGAGTCCACCTGACTGCCATCACTGTGCAGCACATCTCCAAAGAAGTCTCTCCATCTGGGACCGTCACCAGCGCCCCCAGGGACATCGCTGTCTTT GGAGTGGATGTGGACGGAGAAGAGGAAACTCTCCTGGTGACCTTCATGTACGATGTGGCAAAAGAGGCCATTCAGACCTTCCCTCTGAAG AACGCCCCGcatcccagagccttctcctatCTCAAACTCCTTGTGAAGAGCAACTGGGGAAAACCAAAGTACACATGCATTTACCGAGTGCAGGTTCATGGGAAGATGGCAAAACCAAACAGCCTCAACTGa
- the LOC141734730 gene encoding SUN domain-containing protein 3-like isoform X1 translates to MPLAFSPSIQPVQIPLQRLSTLKQVDTPTQLGVTCKLSEGAFHPLVQCRLPCSLPRGGRAWDSVPTSPQGAEICLAGHPREEISRGRLNFSLVSLPRDGLQPSLPSGCCPGLSVETSAEHVPLGRAKDGPAEEGVLASLLVAPPGSWNCPVLMAQQTQKMQLMLEEVARLRAEISSMKQEVEEMKQAASERALEAYVEMSDWALQSSGASIDLQRTSETYTCKNDWFWRFIEFFCTPRGPDRILQPDVSPGNCWAFPGHQGQVVIRLPARVHLTAITVQHISKEVSPSGTVTSAPRDIAVFGVDVDGEEETLLVTFMYDVAKEAIQTFPLKNAPHPRAFSYLKLLVKSNWGKPKYTCIYRVQVHGKMAKPNSLN, encoded by the exons atgccattggccttcagcccatcgatccagcctgtccagatccctctgcaacgcctttctaccctcaagcaggtcgacactcccacccaacttggtgtcacctgcaaacttagtgagggtgcatTCCATCCCCTTGTCCAGTGTAGGCTGCCCTGCTCTTTGCCCCGGGGAGGGCGTGCCTGGGACTCGGTGCCCACCTCCCCACAGGGAGCTGAAATATGCCTGGCTGGGCATCCTAGAGAAGAGATCTCAAGGGGCAGGCTtaacttttctctggtttctttgccCAGGGACGGTCTTCAgccttccttgccttctggctGTTGCCCTGGTCTCTCTGTGGAGACATCTGCTGAGCATGTGCCTCTTGGCCGC gcaaaagatGGCCCTGCAGAAGAAGGCGTTCTTGCAAGTCTTCTTGTTGCTCCCCCTGGCTCTTG gaactgcccgGTTTTAATGGCGCAGCAAACTCAAAAGATGCAGCtaatgctggaggaggtggctcgGCTGAGGGCAGagatcagcagcatgaagcag GAAGTCGAGGAAATGAAGCAGGCAGCATCTGAGAGGGCTTTGGAAGCCTACGTGGAGATGTCTGACTGGGCCCTGCAAAGCTCTG gtgcCAGCATTGACCTGCAGAGAACTTCGGAGACCTACACCTGCAAAAACGACTGGTTCTGGAGGTTTATTGAGTTCTTTTGCACTCCCCGCGGTCCCGATCGCATTTTGCAG CCGGATGTTTCCCCAGGAAACTGCTGGGCTTTCCCAGGGCATCAGGGCCAGGTGGTCATCAGGTTGCCAGCGCGAGTCCACCTGACTGCCATCACTGTGCAGCACATCTCCAAAGAAGTCTCTCCATCTGGGACCGTCACCAGCGCCCCCAGGGACATCGCTGTCTTT GGAGTGGATGTGGACGGAGAAGAGGAAACTCTCCTGGTGACCTTCATGTACGATGTGGCAAAAGAGGCCATTCAGACCTTCCCTCTGAAG AACGCCCCGcatcccagagccttctcctatCTCAAACTCCTTGTGAAGAGCAACTGGGGAAAACCAAAGTACACATGCATTTACCGAGTGCAGGTTCATGGGAAGATGGCAAAACCAAACAGCCTCAACTGa
- the LOC141734730 gene encoding sperm-associated antigen 4 protein-like isoform X2 has protein sequence MWTEIVFLLDAALSVLCQQQASKTVSVWPEKGNPPVKGFVQGLDHDSTRTPSFSGKRWPCRRRRSCKSSCCSPWLLEVEEMKQAASERALEAYVEMSDWALQSSGASIDLQRTSETYTCKNDWFWRFIEFFCTPRGPDRILQPDVSPGNCWAFPGHQGQVVIRLPARVHLTAITVQHISKEVSPSGTVTSAPRDIAVFGVDVDGEEETLLVTFMYDVAKEAIQTFPLKNAPHPRAFSYLKLLVKSNWGKPKYTCIYRVQVHGKMAKPNSLN, from the exons ATGTGGACAGAAATCGTGTTCCTGCTGGACGCTGCTCTGTCAGTTCTCTGTCAGCAGCAGGCTTCCAAAACGGTGTCTGTTTGGCCTGAAAAGGGAAATCCGCCTGTGAAGGGGTTTGTCCAAGGCTTGGATCATGACAGCACCAGGActccctctttttcaggcaaaagatGGCCCTGCAGAAGAAGGCGTTCTTGCAAGTCTTCTTGTTGCTCCCCCTGGCTCTTG GAAGTCGAGGAAATGAAGCAGGCAGCATCTGAGAGGGCTTTGGAAGCCTACGTGGAGATGTCTGACTGGGCCCTGCAAAGCTCTG gtgcCAGCATTGACCTGCAGAGAACTTCGGAGACCTACACCTGCAAAAACGACTGGTTCTGGAGGTTTATTGAGTTCTTTTGCACTCCCCGCGGTCCCGATCGCATTTTGCAG CCGGATGTTTCCCCAGGAAACTGCTGGGCTTTCCCAGGGCATCAGGGCCAGGTGGTCATCAGGTTGCCAGCGCGAGTCCACCTGACTGCCATCACTGTGCAGCACATCTCCAAAGAAGTCTCTCCATCTGGGACCGTCACCAGCGCCCCCAGGGACATCGCTGTCTTT GGAGTGGATGTGGACGGAGAAGAGGAAACTCTCCTGGTGACCTTCATGTACGATGTGGCAAAAGAGGCCATTCAGACCTTCCCTCTGAAG AACGCCCCGcatcccagagccttctcctatCTCAAACTCCTTGTGAAGAGCAACTGGGGAAAACCAAAGTACACATGCATTTACCGAGTGCAGGTTCATGGGAAGATGGCAAAACCAAACAGCCTCAACTGa